One Phaseolus vulgaris cultivar G19833 chromosome 2, P. vulgaris v2.0, whole genome shotgun sequence DNA window includes the following coding sequences:
- the LOC137811787 gene encoding protein G1-like1, giving the protein MSAAVAAAAAMSGYNNSTRRQHTDHELPLPPQRVCVSPPLSRYESQKRRDWNTFGQYLKNHRPPLTLSRCSGAHVLEFLRYLDQFGKTKVHAETCAFFGNSHPPGPCSCPLKQAWGSLDALIGRLRAAFEEHGGAPEMNPFGTRAVRLYLREVRDAQAKARGIAYEKKKRKKAETNDDVMSMMGCSDGSYSGYGGGFLPQQALSDSNGISSSSTPDGLPYFSSQCGFNSF; this is encoded by the coding sequence ATGTCCGCCGCCGTGGCCGCCGCCGCTGCTATGTCGGGGTACAACAACTCCACTCGTAGACAGCACACAGATCACGAATTGCCCTTACCACCGCAGCGAGTGTGCGTGTCTCCTCCTCTGAGCAGGTACGAGTCCCAGAAGCGACGCGACTGGAACACCTTTGGCCAGTACCTTAAAAACCACCGTCCACCCTTGACCCTCTCGCGCTGCAGCGGCGCCCACGTTCTGGAGTTCCTCCGCTACCTCGACCAGTTCGGAAAAACCAAGGTGCACGCCGAAACCTGCGCCTTCTTCGGAAACTCCCACCCGCCGGGCCCCTGCTCGTGTCCCTTGAAGCAGGCGTGGGGCAGCCTGGACGCGCTGATAGGCCGGCTACGCGCGGCGTTCGAGGAGCATGGCGGCGCGCCGGAGATGAACCCGTTCGGCACACGCGCGGTGAGGCTGTACCTGAGGGAAGTTCGCGACGCGCAGGCGAAGGCGAGAGGCATAGCGTacgagaagaagaagagaaagaaggcTGAAACGAACGATGATGTGATGAGCATGATGGGTTGTAGTGATGGCAGTTATTCTGGTTATGGTGGTGGCTTTCTTCCTCAGCAGGCGCTGTCTGATTCAAATGGGATAAGTTCTTCTTCTACCCCTGATGGGCTTCCCTATTTCTCATCCCAGTGTGGGTTTAATTCCTTCTGA
- the LOC137811786 gene encoding cell division control protein 2 homolog: MEQYEKVEKIGEGTYGVVYKARDRVTNETIALKKIRLEQEDEGVPSTAIREISLLKEMQHRNIVRLQDVVHSEKRLYLVFEYLDLDLKKHMDSSPEFAKDLRQVKMFLYQILCGIAYCHSHRVLHRDLKPQNLLIDRSTNSLKLADFGLARAFGIPVRTFTHEVVTLWYRAPEILLGSPRYSTPVDIWSVGCIFAEMVNQRPLFPGDSEIDELFKIFRILGTPNEDTWPGVTSLPDFKSAFPKWQPKDLKTVVPNLEPAGLDLLSRMLHLDPSKRITARSALEHEYFKDIKFVP; encoded by the exons ATGGAACAG TACGAGAAGGTTGAGAAGATAGGTGAAGGAACCTACGGCGTCGTTTACAAGGCTCGTGACCGCGTCACCAACGAGACCATCGCATTGAAGAAGATTCGCCTGGAGCAGGAGGATGAGGGAGTTCCCAGCACCGCCATTCGAGAGATTTCTCTCTTGAAAGAAATGCAGCACCGGAACATTGTTAG GTTGCAGGATGTAGTACACAGTGAGAAGCGTTTGTATCTGGTTTTTGAGTACCTTGACTTAGATCTAAAGAAGCACATGGATTCATCTCCAGAATTTGCTAAAGATCTACGACAAGTAAAA ATGTTCCTTTACCAAATTCTCTGTGGGATCGCTTATTGTCATTCACATAGAGTTCTTCATAGAGATTTGAAACCACAGAATTTGTTGATAGATCGCAGCACTAATTCACTGAAGCTTGCAGATTTTGGACTGGCAAGGGCATTTGGAATTCCTGTTAGAACATTTACACATGAG GTAGTAACACTGTGGTACAGAGCTCCGGAAATTTTGCTTGGATCCCCTCGTTATTCTACCCCAGTTGATATTTGGTCAGTTGGATGCATATTTGCAGAGATGGTAAATCAACGACCTCTCTTCCCTGGGGATTCTGAGATTgatgaattgtttaaaatattCAG AATCTTGGGTACACCAAATGAAGATACATGGCCTGGAGTGACATCATTGCCTGATTTTAAATCAGCCTTTCCCAAGTGGCAGCCAAAG GATTTGAAAACTGTGGTTCCAAATCTTGAGCCAGCTGGTCTTGATCTTCTTTCT CGCATGCTTCACTTGGATCCCAGCAAAAGAATTACTGCCAGGAGCGCCCTTGAGCATGAATACTTCAAAGACATTAAATTTGTTCCCTGA